The following are encoded together in the Neomonachus schauinslandi chromosome 15, ASM220157v2, whole genome shotgun sequence genome:
- the LOC110593194 gene encoding olfactory receptor-like protein DTMT produces MTERNQTVVSDFLLLGLPIKPEQWNLFYVLFLAMYVTTILGNLLIIVLIRLDSHLHTPMYLFLSNLSFSDLCFSSVTMPKLLQNMQSQVPFIPYAGCLTQMYFFLFFGDLESFLLVAMAYDRYVAICFPLHYTTIMSPKLCLSLVVLSWVLTMFHAMLHTLLMARLWFCADNTIPHFFCDMSALLKLACSDTQVNELVILIMGGLILVLPFLLIIMSYARIVSSILKVPSARGICKAFSTCGSHLSVVSLFYGTIIGLYLCPSTNNSTVKETVMAMMYTVVTPMLNPFIYSLRNRDMKGALGRVFWKKKESFSLKW; encoded by the coding sequence ATGACAGAGAGGAACCAAACCGTTGTCTCAGATTTCCTCCTTCTGGGTCTGCCCATCAAGCCAGAGCAGTGGAATCTGTTCTATGTCCTGTTCCTGGCCATGTATGTTACCACCATCCTGGGGAACCTTCTCATCATTGTCCTCATTCGCCTGGACTCCCACCTCCACACGCCCATGTATTTGTTTCTCAGCAATTTATCcttctctgacctctgcttctcctctgtcaCAATGCCCAAATTGCTGCAGAACATGCAGAGCCAAGTCCCATTCATCCCCTATGCTGGCTGCCTGACCCAGATgtacttcttcctgttttttgGAGACCTAGAGAGCTTCCTCCTGGtggccatggcctatgaccgctatgtggccatctgcTTCCCTTTGCACTACACCACCATCATGAGCCCCAAGCTCTGTCTCTCCCTGGTGGTGCTTTCCTGGGTGCTGACCATGTTCCATGCTATGTTACACACTCTGCTCATGGCCAGATTGTGGTTTTGTGCAGACAACACAATCCCCCACTTTTTCTGTGATATGTCTGCTCTGCTGAAGCTGGCCTGCTCTGACACTCAAGTTAATGAGTTGGTGATACTTATCATGGGAGGGCTCATTCTTGTTCTCCCGTTCCTACTCATCATCATGTCTTATGCACGGATTGTGTCCTCCATCCTGAAGGTCCCTTCTGCCAGGGGCATCTGCAAGGCCTTCTCCACCTGTGGCTCCCACCTCTCTGTGGTGTCTCTCTTCTATGGGACAATTATTGGTCTCTACTTGTGCCCATCAACTAATAATTCTACTGTTAAGGAGACTGTCATGGCTATGATGTACACTGTGGTCACCCCCATGCTGAACCCCTTCATCTACAGCCTGAGGAACAGAGACATGAAGGGAGCCCTAGGAAGAgtcttttggaaaaagaaagaatctttctctctaaaatggtAA